A single region of the Tigriopus californicus strain San Diego chromosome 8, Tcal_SD_v2.1, whole genome shotgun sequence genome encodes:
- the LOC131884639 gene encoding uncharacterized protein LOC131884639: MGNAVGTHDTRKPDDEPVDVLKNSLDWINTHIEFATHASGGYGPWEFYAQMKGFLPIPEPKGDFRYRYSSCLELEADDDPTYLRETSGLLSTPFFPWIKIPLTDVLYPVFSRSGGRNSQPELEYLECLEYFGANRGKTMCHDYAMDMRESYVMKRQKMRYAFMQQNRGWKSIEKFRGKAKEGDSPPYEPPPPSLAQNNVPSPKFYE; encoded by the exons atgggtAACGCTGTGGGGACCCATGATACTAGAAAGCCCGACGATGAGCCGGTTGATGTGCTAAAGAACAGCTTGGATTGGATCAACACCCATATCGAGTTTGCCACCCATGCTAGTGGGGGGTATGGTCCATGGGAGTTCTATGCCCAAATGAAGGGGTTCCTCCCCATTCCCGAGCCCAAAGGAGACTTCCGCTACAGATATTCTAGCTGTCTCGAGTTGGAAGCCGATGATGATCCTACTTATCTCAGAGAAACTTCGGGTTTGCTTTCGAC ACCGTTTTTCCCGTGGATCAAGATTCCCCTGACCGATGTCCTTTACCCTGTATTCAGTCGGTCGGGAGGTAGAAATAGCCAGCCTGAATTGGAATACTTGGAGTGTCTCGAATATTTTGGTGCCAACCGTGGGAAAACAATGTGCCACGATTACGCTATGGATATGAGAGAGTCGTACGTCATGAAGCGACAG AAAATGAGATACGCCTTCATGCAACAAAACCGCGGATGGAAATCGATCGAGAAATTCCGTGGCAAAGCGAAAGAAGGCGATTCTCCACCCTACGAACCTCCTCCACCATCGTTAGCCCAGAACAACGTGCCCTCACCCAAATTTTACGAATAG